Genomic DNA from uncultured Desulfuromusa sp.:
ATCGTGAACAAATGCCAGGCTAATACCGGAATAACAAATCAAAACAGCCAACCACTCGTAGCCTCTGATCTTGCGTCGACAAAAAATAGCATCAAAAAACAGGGTCAAGAGAGGAAAGCTGAACAAGATCATCCTTTCCAATCCAGCTGAAACGTAATTTAAACCCAAGAAATCGAAAATACTTGCACCGTAGTAACCGACACACCCAAGAATGATGACGACAGCTAAATCTTTCCGACTCAGGCTCTGACCATGATTTCCCGAAAACCAGAGTAACAAGAGGAAGAATGGCAATGCAAAAAGCATTCGCAGCGTTAGTAAAGTGACAGCATCAACAGGCACCTGTTGAGGTAAGGCGTAAGCTAATTTGATCAGAATCGCCTTGAAGGAAAATCCAAAAGCTGAAATAACCGCTAGCCAGAGGCCAAGACTATAACCGTCCGAACCTAATTGGGCTGTAAGCTTTTTCCCAAAAATGTTTCCCCTCTGCCGCTTTATGTCAGAACGCTCGGTCACAACTTCAGATCAAATGACATATCAAACTTTACAACCGCATCCGGGTATATTTTCTTGATCGCTCTTTCTACCCGCAAGCGATGCATCCAGAGAAAGTGTTCGGGAATGAATTCATCCTCTGTTTGCCATAAACAGATCGTGCCATCCTGTTCAATTCCAGCCAGTTCCATCGTTCCACCATCGACTTTAATTCCAGGCTGCAAAGTAGTTAAAATTTCACCGATCTTTTCTTTCATCCGTTTTTCCTCCAGCATTTAAGTTAGGAATCACCTGCATCAGGATATAATCCCCTCTGCCGTGCGTATAAACGTGATAAGCCCAAAAGCGTATCTATTTCGGGTGTTTCGACACCAACCTTGTGACCGATCTCCCGTACCGCAGCCACCAAAGCATCCAGTTCTAGCGAACGACCTGCCTCAACATCCTGCAGCATGGAGGTTTTGAATGCTCCCAACTGACGAGTTACGGCATTGCGCTCTTCACCGGTTTGACTTATGGGGCAACCAATCTTTTCTCCGATCTCCGAAGCTTCAGCCATAACCTTGAGGCAAAAACGGTTAACCAAGGGATCGTCGAGGATTTTATCGCAAGTTGCACCAGTCAGTGCCGAGACTGGGTTCATGGTCATATTCCCCCAAAGTTTGTACCAGATTTCTCGCTGAATCGAGGTCGTTGTTTCAATCTCGATTCCAGCT
This window encodes:
- a CDS encoding DMT family transporter, with product MTERSDIKRQRGNIFGKKLTAQLGSDGYSLGLWLAVISAFGFSFKAILIKLAYALPQQVPVDAVTLLTLRMLFALPFFLLLLWFSGNHGQSLSRKDLAVVIILGCVGYYGASIFDFLGLNYVSAGLERMILFSFPLLTLFFDAIFCRRKIRGYEWLAVLICYSGISLAFVHDMNVAGVQEEIWVGGGFIFLSALCYAFYLSGGRHLIATYGSSRFACSALIISTAATLAHFGVSHPLNALSQPWKIYLLALVMATFSTVMPVLALAAAIKRIGSAPAALIGSLGPILTIGLGWWLLDESISPIQIGGALLVVSGVILVGNGGRKSAASCVVEKTQE